One window of the Candidatus Poribacteria bacterium genome contains the following:
- the gspG gene encoding type II secretion system major pseudopilin GspG, giving the protein MRNERGLSSLQILAGIVVVLIVLAVFVAPRILKQSERAMHAKASEQIEMIGIALDLYAKDNGDYPTTEQGLKALWQKPEVPPIPINWNGPYIDVPITKDPWGRDYIYIRPGLKNRYTYDLISYGSDGMEGGKGTAEDITNWVNITE; this is encoded by the coding sequence ATGAGAAATGAGAGGGGCTTATCATCGCTACAGATTCTGGCAGGTATAGTTGTGGTGCTGATCGTCCTCGCCGTCTTCGTCGCGCCGAGGATCCTGAAACAATCGGAGAGGGCGATGCACGCCAAGGCGTCCGAACAGATAGAGATGATAGGCATTGCACTTGACCTTTATGCCAAGGATAACGGGGATTATCCGACCACTGAGCAAGGCCTAAAGGCCTTGTGGCAAAAACCTGAAGTTCCCCCTATTCCGATAAATTGGAACGGTCCCTATATCGACGTTCCTATAACAAAAGACCCCTGGGGACGGGATTACATCTATATCAGGCCGGGGTTGAAAAACAGATATACCTATGATCTCATATCATACGGAAGCGACGGAATGGAAGGCGGTAAGGGAACGGCCGAAGACATAACAAACTGGGTCAATATCACCGAGTGA
- a CDS encoding BrnT family toxin: MRLYEVIWKDKFVNKISEKHNITTDEVEDVLFTNPLIRRAEKGRIKGEDLYVAYGQTRAGRYLVVFFVRKRSTSALPITARDMTPSERRYYNEQRKTH; encoded by the coding sequence TTGCGATTATATGAAGTTATCTGGAAAGATAAGTTTGTTAATAAAATCTCCGAAAAACATAACATAACGACCGATGAGGTCGAAGATGTTTTGTTTACAAATCCCTTAATTCGCCGAGCAGAGAAAGGGCGAATTAAGGGAGAAGATCTATATGTGGCTTACGGTCAGACGAGAGCTGGCAGATATTTAGTGGTCTTTTTCGTCCGTAAACGTTCAACTTCTGCTTTGCCTATTACAGCTCGTGATATGACTCCATCTGAGCGGAGGTATTACAATGAACAAAGAAAAACACATTGA
- a CDS encoding DUF3526 domain-containing protein — protein MASGLSPLPSPEKVSDEMRTAYERAKGEYESQHPDVAGTPLSGRWSPRESLGRALALAEAIYEVYNRYWDDQVRQVEPARRLISVSPTALYMISIEELAWTGVVHYESFLDGVRDYRRNLRETLLALYPFNPDSFIEDWNKMRPLIQRVVDYGSIPKFEDKLPEISEILDGVMIRMSVLLLLNGLFFMLSFCFFRRI, from the coding sequence TTGGCAAGCGGGCTGTCCCCTCTTCCGAGCCCGGAGAAGGTGAGTGATGAGATGCGGACCGCTTATGAACGTGCCAAGGGGGAGTATGAATCGCAACATCCCGATGTGGCGGGCACACCGCTCAGCGGGAGATGGTCCCCCAGGGAATCCCTCGGCAGGGCATTAGCTCTCGCTGAGGCGATATACGAGGTTTACAACAGATATTGGGACGATCAGGTGAGACAGGTGGAACCTGCTCGTCGGCTGATCTCGGTCTCACCCACAGCGCTTTACATGATCTCCATTGAGGAACTCGCGTGGACGGGGGTAGTTCACTATGAAAGCTTCCTCGATGGCGTCCGAGATTATCGGAGGAATCTGAGGGAGACGCTTTTAGCTCTCTATCCCTTTAACCCTGACTCCTTTATCGAGGATTGGAATAAGATGAGACCCCTGATCCAAAGGGTGGTGGATTACGGTTCCATACCGAAGTTCGAGGACAAACTGCCGGAGATCAGTGAGATCCTGGACGGGGTAATGATCAGGATGTCCGTTCTGCTCCTTTTAAACGGGCTTTTCTTCATGCTGAGCTTCTGCTTCTTCAGGAGGATCTAA
- the mgtE gene encoding magnesium transporter: protein MVERRSLEPGDLMPLLDSGEVETIRSLLSEAHPSEIADLISRIEDEDERFRLFNLLDEEKAILTFEQLPGEVQEEILGKLNSVRQAKLLDEMSPDDRADLMTKLPEEVFAKLLPLLKKEERKDVVELIQFKPDTAGGLMTTEYAELKETMTAQRAIEHLRRMADKKETIRYAYVTDKNGVLVGYLHIEDLVFAPPTAKVGELMRTEVISVDVDMDQEEVARICKKYDLDVIPVVDGTGRLRGIITYDDVMDVLSEEADEDIQKISALETIDISYFQASIPLLVRKRVVWLAVLLLLEAISGTVLKAYSHALEAVVGLAYFIPMLIDSGGNAGAQSAAMIIRELAIKGEIGLKDTFRIFYKELSSGLLLGGILSFIAILRAVWLVGNNAALALTVAFALVAVILIGTMAGAFLPIIARKLRFDPAVVSGPLVTTLVDVVGLAVYFEIAKLLLHIS from the coding sequence ATGGTGGAGAGGAGATCTCTCGAACCGGGGGATCTTATGCCGCTTCTCGACTCCGGCGAGGTGGAGACGATCCGTTCTCTCCTGAGCGAGGCGCATCCGAGCGAGATCGCCGACCTGATATCACGGATTGAGGATGAGGATGAGAGGTTCAGGTTATTCAACCTCCTTGACGAGGAAAAAGCAATCTTGACCTTCGAGCAATTGCCAGGCGAGGTCCAGGAGGAGATCTTAGGGAAGTTGAATAGCGTTAGACAGGCGAAACTGCTGGATGAGATGTCGCCCGATGACAGGGCCGATCTGATGACAAAGCTGCCGGAGGAGGTGTTCGCCAAGCTCTTGCCGCTTCTGAAAAAAGAGGAGCGGAAGGACGTGGTCGAGCTGATACAGTTTAAGCCGGATACCGCCGGTGGGTTGATGACCACCGAGTATGCGGAGCTTAAGGAAACCATGACCGCTCAGCGGGCGATAGAGCACCTCAGGAGAATGGCCGATAAGAAGGAGACCATCCGATACGCGTATGTCACCGATAAAAACGGCGTTCTGGTCGGATATCTGCACATCGAAGATCTGGTCTTCGCTCCACCGACGGCCAAGGTGGGAGAGCTGATGCGAACCGAGGTGATCAGCGTCGACGTCGATATGGATCAGGAGGAGGTCGCCCGTATCTGTAAGAAATACGACCTTGACGTCATACCTGTTGTGGACGGCACGGGACGGTTGCGGGGAATCATCACATACGACGACGTCATGGATGTGTTGAGCGAGGAAGCGGATGAGGATATCCAGAAGATAAGCGCCCTCGAGACGATAGACATCAGCTATTTCCAAGCTTCAATCCCACTTCTGGTCAGGAAACGGGTGGTGTGGCTGGCGGTGCTGTTGCTTCTGGAGGCGATATCCGGAACGGTGCTCAAGGCATATTCCCATGCGCTTGAAGCGGTCGTGGGACTGGCCTATTTTATACCCATGTTGATCGATTCAGGAGGCAACGCCGGCGCACAGTCCGCTGCGATGATCATAAGGGAACTGGCCATCAAGGGTGAGATCGGACTTAAGGATACCTTTAGGATCTTCTACAAGGAGCTGAGCTCCGGACTGCTCCTGGGAGGGATCCTGAGCTTCATCGCTATACTCAGGGCTGTGTGGCTCGTGGGGAATAACGCCGCCCTCGCCCTCACGGTCGCCTTCGCCCTGGTGGCCGTCATACTCATAGGAACCATGGCAGGGGCTTTCCTGCCGATCATAGCCCGAAAACTCAGGTTCGACCCCGCTGTCGTTTCCGGTCCGCTGGTGACGACCCTGGTCGACGTGGTGGGACTGGCCGTGTATTTCGAGATAGCTAAGCTCCTGCTGCATATCAGCTAA
- a CDS encoding DUF4097 family beta strand repeat protein gives MHLEGVEGDVKVESLFGEVKLERVRGDVELRTVGGDIEVQRLSGGCWAQSLEGELHLRDVCTSRLKATTHKGRIVAELTAMPAGNYEIISKEGDIELILDRYSDCGLSVETKEGEIMWKPPVRVGPWGDSRRLYANVRLGSGLMAVVTGTGRITVRGKES, from the coding sequence GTGCACCTCGAGGGCGTCGAAGGGGATGTGAAGGTCGAATCGCTCTTCGGGGAGGTGAAGCTTGAGAGGGTACGCGGCGATGTCGAGCTGCGCACGGTGGGAGGTGATATAGAGGTTCAAAGGCTTTCCGGTGGATGCTGGGCTCAATCGCTTGAGGGAGAACTTCATCTCAGGGATGTATGCACGTCAAGGCTGAAGGCCACCACGCATAAAGGGAGGATTGTGGCGGAGCTCACTGCGATGCCCGCCGGGAATTACGAGATCATCTCCAAGGAGGGGGATATCGAGCTGATTTTAGATCGGTACAGCGACTGCGGGCTGAGCGTCGAGACGAAGGAGGGGGAGATAATGTGGAAGCCCCCGGTCAGGGTTGGACCGTGGGGTGACTCGAGGAGGCTCTACGCCAACGTCCGCCTCGGAAGCGGGCTCATGGCGGTCGTGACGGGGACCGGTAGAATAACCGTCCGCGGGAAGGAGAGCTGA
- a CDS encoding NAD-dependent epimerase/dehydratase family protein — protein sequence MRVAITGGSGAIGTYVCDEFIRAGHEVVSVDIRPPKIDVPFVEVDLCDFQATCKTLQGFDQVVHLAAIPDPFSDPPEKVMGVNMMTAFNVFEAARLNGVRRVVYGCSESSTGFGIHNVPLKPLYVPIDEEHPCWPHETYSLSKHFGERIGDNYAKAYGLEVISLRYAWVWLKRSKEAAARVVARARQGVIDEKPWFGAYIAVRDVARACLAAANYRFGPEKEYPFEVFFLTARNTFYPIPTLEVLRRIYGDPPPVKDPAYFETDPFASVFDIRKAQRLLGWEPKYDWRHFEEWEL from the coding sequence ATGCGCGTTGCTATCACCGGTGGCAGCGGTGCCATCGGCACCTATGTCTGCGATGAGTTCATCCGCGCCGGTCACGAGGTCGTCTCGGTGGACATACGCCCGCCGAAGATAGATGTCCCGTTCGTCGAGGTGGACCTCTGTGATTTCCAGGCCACATGCAAGACCCTACAGGGGTTCGATCAGGTGGTACACCTAGCGGCTATCCCAGATCCGTTCAGCGACCCGCCGGAGAAGGTGATGGGTGTAAACATGATGACCGCCTTTAACGTGTTCGAGGCCGCGAGGTTGAACGGCGTCCGCAGGGTAGTCTATGGGTGCAGCGAATCAAGCACCGGCTTCGGAATCCACAACGTTCCGCTCAAGCCGCTCTACGTGCCGATTGACGAGGAACACCCCTGTTGGCCTCATGAGACCTACAGCCTATCCAAGCATTTCGGGGAGCGGATCGGCGATAACTACGCGAAGGCCTATGGGCTGGAGGTCATCTCGTTGAGGTACGCCTGGGTCTGGCTGAAGCGCTCTAAGGAGGCAGCAGCCCGCGTCGTCGCCCGCGCGCGTCAGGGTGTCATAGATGAAAAACCCTGGTTCGGCGCTTATATCGCCGTAAGGGATGTGGCCCGCGCCTGCCTGGCGGCGGCGAATTACCGCTTTGGGCCGGAAAAGGAATATCCATTTGAGGTTTTCTTTCTCACCGCCCGTAACACCTTTTATCCCATCCCCACCTTGGAGGTGCTCCGTAGGATCTACGGCGATCCCCCTCCGGTGAAGGATCCCGCTTATTTCGAGACTGATCCCTTCGCCTCGGTGTTCGACATCCGCAAGGCACAGCGGCTGTTGGGATGGGAGCCAAAATACGATTGGCGACATTTTGAGGAATGGGAACTATGA
- a CDS encoding sigma-70 family RNA polymerase sigma factor has product MSQLKKGKVEAFDMLFARYRKPLFSFILRMLGDFHRAQDIFQETFLRVFRHAQRFDESLSFSPWLYRIARNLCLEEIRRRERVETIPIDERAELQPKELWEGRTPDEELVRREMRRVLEGAILRLTWKQREVFLLREIQGLSYEEIGQVTGMSVPAVKSCLHRARMALKEMLTPYLKSGEMPIGRMKR; this is encoded by the coding sequence ATGTCTCAGCTCAAAAAGGGGAAAGTGGAGGCGTTTGATATGCTCTTCGCCAGATATCGAAAGCCGCTTTTCAGCTTCATCCTCAGGATGCTGGGCGATTTCCACAGGGCGCAGGATATATTCCAGGAGACCTTCCTCCGCGTTTTCCGTCACGCTCAGAGGTTCGACGAGTCGCTCAGCTTCTCCCCATGGCTTTACCGGATCGCCCGCAACCTCTGCCTGGAGGAGATCCGCAGACGGGAGAGGGTCGAGACCATCCCCATAGATGAGAGGGCGGAACTTCAACCGAAGGAGCTGTGGGAGGGCAGGACGCCGGATGAGGAGCTGGTGAGGAGGGAGATGAGACGAGTTTTGGAGGGAGCTATCCTTCGCCTTACGTGGAAACAGCGAGAGGTGTTCCTGCTTCGTGAGATTCAGGGGCTCTCCTACGAGGAGATAGGGCAGGTTACAGGGATGTCCGTCCCTGCGGTAAAATCGTGTCTTCATCGGGCACGGATGGCTTTGAAGGAGATGCTTACCCCCTACCTGAAATCCGGCGAAATGCCGATAGGGAGGATGAAGCGATGA
- a CDS encoding LamG domain-containing protein, translated as MWKISVSVLLMLALVQTGSAIEREGLVGLWLFDEGEGEVLKDLSGNGNDGQIAGAKWVKGKFGKALEFNGSGYVEVPASDSLNSIEKEISVLAWVQVKNWANWARVVARGNWTPAMDQYQFLLLLGGSTGDIGFCVSIKGERAKYAGKPVLKVNQWHHVAGTSDGQQVKLYVDGEFLGSSASAAPINRVDDEPLTIGCGYANNSRSSFFSGNVDEVAIFSRALSQDEIKELMNGLKQLILAVEPESKLATVWGEVKAK; from the coding sequence ATGTGGAAGATATCCGTTTCGGTCCTGCTGATGCTTGCACTCGTCCAGACCGGATCGGCGATCGAGCGCGAGGGACTCGTCGGTCTGTGGCTCTTCGATGAGGGCGAGGGGGAGGTGTTAAAGGACCTTTCGGGGAACGGAAACGACGGGCAGATCGCCGGAGCCAAATGGGTGAAAGGCAAATTCGGAAAGGCACTGGAGTTTAACGGATCGGGTTACGTCGAGGTCCCGGCCTCAGATAGCTTAAACTCGATCGAAAAGGAGATCTCCGTTTTGGCCTGGGTGCAGGTGAAAAATTGGGCTAACTGGGCGAGGGTGGTGGCGAGAGGCAACTGGACGCCGGCTATGGATCAATACCAGTTTCTCCTTCTGTTGGGAGGTTCCACAGGGGATATAGGTTTCTGTGTCTCAATCAAGGGCGAAAGGGCGAAATATGCCGGGAAACCGGTGTTGAAGGTAAACCAATGGCATCATGTTGCGGGTACCTCCGATGGACAACAGGTTAAGCTTTACGTTGATGGCGAATTTCTCGGCTCCTCCGCCTCGGCTGCTCCCATAAACAGGGTGGACGATGAGCCGCTGACCATCGGCTGCGGATATGCCAATAATTCCAGATCCAGTTTCTTTTCAGGGAATGTCGACGAAGTAGCGATATTCAGCAGGGCGCTTTCTCAAGATGAGATCAAAGAGCTGATGAACGGGCTTAAACAGTTGATCCTGGCCGTCGAACCCGAATCGAAACTGGCGACGGTCTGGGGTGAGGTCAAAGCGAAATAA
- a CDS encoding ABC transporter permease subunit has translation MLLTLIRKEFLLNIMTARFLVAVILCEALIISSVFILRGNTLQRQSRYVKNLQSHNETLEGIKVFSQLRPIIDRPPSPLGFMCIGVEGEVGDAAMISYDDVPHELLSLQGGDNPLLAVFSPIDIARVIQVVLSLLAVLLVYDSISGERERGTLSLSLSNPIPRGTLMLGKYLGGMATLTASLLFGLLSGLLIVLLLPSVPLNGEDWVRIGLIFISSLLYLSFWVTLGLFISARSSRSSTSLMVSLFLWLTLVVLLPDGMMYLAGQLRPIQDRSTVDAKVEALNREMWKVIWDEAGKYRRPKDLWRFMKGSIWSGDLPYALEIRYAPRENLIWYLEGIGFIMPLKLRYARRKWEIYVDYERKLKRQRSLSDALASLSPGWLFYRISEIFSGTDPDLRSRFMEQARRYREEIIEYARRNGGLTTLKFFTRMNLDEAPTYDQLVEMEGRLGRKTLEEYLSRWWREAQPLRDIPRFVYRRERLSDAVIRASHGMMILALLNLLFFLSGFVTFVRRPVR, from the coding sequence GTGCTTCTCACGCTGATACGTAAGGAGTTTCTCCTTAACATCATGACGGCGAGATTTTTGGTCGCCGTGATCCTCTGTGAGGCGCTCATCATATCGAGCGTCTTCATCCTGAGGGGGAACACGCTCCAGCGCCAGAGCCGATACGTCAAAAACCTCCAGAGCCACAATGAGACGTTGGAGGGGATCAAGGTCTTCTCACAATTGAGGCCGATAATCGACCGTCCTCCTTCGCCGCTGGGGTTTATGTGCATCGGAGTTGAGGGGGAGGTGGGCGATGCGGCGATGATCTCATACGACGATGTCCCCCACGAGCTTCTCTCCTTACAGGGTGGTGACAACCCATTGCTCGCCGTTTTCTCGCCGATTGATATCGCGCGTGTGATACAGGTGGTTTTGAGCCTGCTGGCCGTGCTGCTCGTTTACGATTCGATCTCAGGGGAGCGTGAGAGAGGGACCCTCTCGCTCTCCCTTTCAAACCCGATTCCTAGGGGAACGCTGATGCTGGGAAAATACCTGGGTGGAATGGCCACCTTGACGGCATCGCTGCTCTTCGGGCTGCTTTCCGGATTGCTGATCGTCCTCCTTCTTCCCTCGGTTCCCTTAAACGGGGAGGACTGGGTACGTATCGGTCTGATCTTCATCTCCTCCCTGCTTTATCTCTCCTTCTGGGTAACGCTAGGGCTTTTCATCTCAGCTCGATCCTCACGCTCATCAACTTCGCTGATGGTCTCCCTCTTTCTATGGTTGACGCTCGTGGTTCTGCTTCCGGACGGGATGATGTATCTGGCGGGACAGCTTCGTCCGATCCAGGATCGTTCGACGGTGGATGCGAAGGTCGAGGCGCTCAACAGGGAGATGTGGAAGGTGATATGGGACGAGGCAGGAAAATACAGGAGACCTAAGGATCTATGGAGGTTCATGAAGGGTTCGATCTGGTCGGGCGATCTGCCTTACGCACTGGAGATACGGTATGCGCCTCGTGAGAACCTGATCTGGTATCTTGAAGGGATCGGGTTCATCATGCCCCTTAAACTCAGATATGCCCGGAGGAAATGGGAGATCTACGTGGATTACGAGAGGAAGCTCAAACGACAGAGATCTTTATCCGACGCGCTGGCATCCCTCTCCCCGGGATGGCTGTTTTACAGGATATCGGAGATATTCTCCGGAACCGATCCCGACCTTCGCTCCCGGTTCATGGAGCAGGCGAGGAGATATAGGGAGGAGATAATCGAGTATGCGAGGCGAAACGGAGGGCTCACGACGCTCAAGTTTTTCACGAGGATGAACCTGGATGAAGCCCCCACATACGACCAGCTTGTGGAGATGGAGGGGAGGTTGGGTCGCAAAACCCTGGAGGAGTATCTGAGCCGGTGGTGGAGGGAAGCTCAACCTTTAAGGGATATACCGAGGTTCGTCTACAGGCGGGAGAGGTTGAGCGATGCGGTGATTCGGGCATCGCATGGGATGATGATCCTGGCCCTGTTAAACCTCCTGTTCTTCTTATCGGGATTCGTCACCTTCGTCAGAAGGCCGGTTAGATAA
- a CDS encoding trypsin-like peptidase domain-containing protein, protein MIKLRGIRRGGTLIFMLMIISLALGSCGSTTVKPQSAIGTGVEDPDFALLASVERALVKIVEHARPAVVAITARNVHPTFIDFSEWKSPEEERARPQIIPEVSGAGFIFRQDGYIITSEHVISGAERIEVTLFDGRRFKAKVVGTDHNTDVAVLKIDADQPFPTLKLGDSDKVKVGQFAIAIGNPLNLDFSVTFGIISAKGRSGFRYAMFDRTIRYEDYIQTDAWVNKGNSGGPLLNSRGEVIGVNSMIRTPGPLLVEGPGFAIPSNLVAMVSRKIIKHGRVIRGWLGVRMREVSGEEMARFSVPTDYKIGIRVMEVLSGSPAARGGVEPGDIIVEYEGKPIKSLKEFRLDVANTPVGKRAHLKVVRGGKIRELRVKIGEMPKIYTGQPKPKLPVLARLGIECSNLTGRLRRKYNLDNVHDGVLITHVIPGGPAAFAGVKTGMVIVGVEGENVSNLNQLNRSLTKIMEGEGREMIRLWVIDKGERKMIPVEIK, encoded by the coding sequence GTGATAAAATTGAGAGGGATTAGACGCGGGGGAACGTTGATCTTTATGCTTATGATCATCTCCCTCGCCCTGGGGAGCTGTGGGAGCACCACGGTGAAACCACAATCTGCCATCGGGACAGGTGTCGAGGATCCGGATTTCGCCCTGCTGGCGTCCGTTGAGAGGGCCTTGGTGAAGATAGTGGAGCATGCTCGTCCTGCCGTGGTGGCGATCACGGCCAGAAACGTCCATCCCACCTTCATAGATTTTTCGGAATGGAAATCGCCTGAGGAGGAAAGGGCAAGACCGCAGATCATACCCGAGGTCAGCGGCGCGGGATTCATATTTCGCCAGGACGGCTACATAATCACCAGCGAGCATGTGATAAGCGGTGCGGAGAGAATCGAAGTAACCCTTTTCGACGGCAGAAGGTTCAAGGCCAAGGTGGTCGGCACGGATCACAACACCGATGTGGCGGTGTTAAAGATCGACGCCGATCAACCCTTCCCAACGCTTAAACTTGGGGACTCAGACAAAGTCAAGGTCGGTCAGTTCGCCATCGCCATCGGCAACCCACTCAACTTGGATTTCTCCGTCACCTTCGGCATCATCAGCGCTAAAGGGAGATCGGGATTCAGATATGCCATGTTCGATCGAACGATAAGGTATGAGGATTACATACAGACCGATGCGTGGGTGAACAAAGGTAACAGCGGCGGCCCCCTCCTTAACTCCAGGGGTGAGGTGATCGGGGTGAACTCGATGATCCGCACTCCCGGGCCGCTCCTGGTCGAAGGGCCGGGTTTCGCTATACCTTCCAATCTCGTGGCGATGGTCAGCCGGAAGATAATCAAACACGGCAGGGTCATAAGAGGATGGCTCGGTGTGAGAATGCGCGAGGTGTCGGGAGAGGAGATGGCAAGGTTCTCCGTCCCAACCGACTACAAGATCGGGATTCGCGTGATGGAGGTGCTAAGCGGATCTCCGGCAGCTAGAGGCGGCGTTGAGCCGGGGGATATCATAGTTGAATATGAGGGTAAACCCATAAAAAGCCTGAAGGAATTCCGACTCGATGTGGCGAATACTCCCGTCGGCAAGAGGGCTCATCTCAAGGTCGTTCGCGGCGGCAAGATCAGGGAGCTCAGAGTAAAAATAGGCGAGATGCCCAAGATATACACCGGACAGCCTAAACCCAAGCTGCCGGTCCTAGCGAGATTAGGGATAGAATGCTCAAACCTGACGGGACGGCTTAGGAGAAAATACAACCTGGATAATGTTCACGACGGCGTTCTGATCACGCACGTCATCCCAGGCGGGCCGGCGGCATTTGCAGGCGTTAAAACAGGGATGGTCATAGTAGGCGTCGAAGGTGAGAACGTATCGAACCTCAACCAGCTCAATCGATCGCTGACGAAAATTATGGAGGGCGAAGGACGCGAGATGATCAGGCTTTGGGTCATAGATAAAGGGGAGAGGAAGATGATCCCCGTGGAGATAAAATAA
- a CDS encoding amidohydrolase family protein, whose protein sequence is MRYSSTEEKLLEFMAEIEVIDAHEHLPPERVRVGFKVDVMTLFSHYTRTDFISAGMSPQDYERMINPEEPIEERWKIFKPFFKFIRYGSYARPALIAVKEFYGFDDITDDNYMAISERMMAENTQGIYKRILWDKCHIRAVLTQAGRTDYDLDYLIPLMPMDTYASVRSAEEVERRAENLNVQVRDLDDYLQLARKGIERWKSEGAIGLKTRAQPNDPPDRKAAEEAFKKILNGGKGANLKALYDYLLNEIMEICADLDMVVAVHAGMWGDFRVLDPKHMIPVFPRHPRTRFDLYHMGMPWVRDTGVIGKNNQNVWLNLCWCHIISPEMTCSALDEWIDLVPINKIIAFGGDYSCPLEKVYGHLLMAKEDIARVLARRIDRGLMGFDDAIFIIKRWFWDNPKELYKLDLTD, encoded by the coding sequence ATGAGATATTCCTCCACCGAGGAGAAGCTGCTTGAGTTTATGGCGGAGATCGAGGTGATAGATGCTCATGAGCATCTGCCACCCGAAAGGGTCCGGGTGGGATTCAAGGTGGACGTGATGACCCTGTTTTCACACTATACCAGAACGGATTTCATCTCCGCCGGCATGAGCCCACAGGATTATGAGAGGATGATAAATCCCGAAGAACCGATCGAGGAGAGGTGGAAGATCTTCAAGCCCTTCTTTAAATTTATCAGATATGGCTCATATGCACGGCCGGCGTTGATAGCGGTCAAGGAGTTCTACGGGTTCGACGATATAACCGATGACAACTACATGGCCATATCCGAAAGGATGATGGCTGAGAACACCCAGGGGATATATAAGCGGATCCTGTGGGATAAGTGTCATATCAGGGCGGTACTGACCCAAGCTGGAAGAACCGATTATGACCTGGATTACCTGATACCGCTTATGCCCATGGACACATATGCCTCAGTTCGATCCGCGGAGGAGGTCGAGAGGAGAGCTGAGAACCTGAACGTGCAGGTGAGGGATCTGGATGACTATCTCCAACTCGCCCGAAAAGGGATCGAGAGATGGAAATCGGAGGGCGCCATCGGATTGAAGACCAGAGCTCAGCCCAACGATCCTCCAGACAGAAAGGCCGCCGAGGAGGCGTTTAAAAAGATCCTGAACGGCGGGAAGGGAGCTAATCTGAAGGCGCTTTACGACTACCTGCTGAACGAGATCATGGAGATATGTGCCGACCTAGATATGGTCGTCGCCGTACATGCCGGGATGTGGGGCGATTTCCGCGTGCTCGATCCGAAACATATGATCCCCGTCTTCCCGCGTCATCCCAGGACGAGGTTCGACCTGTATCATATGGGCATGCCTTGGGTGAGAGACACAGGCGTGATAGGCAAAAACAACCAGAACGTTTGGCTGAACCTGTGCTGGTGTCATATCATCTCGCCCGAGATGACCTGTTCGGCCCTGGATGAATGGATCGATCTGGTACCCATTAACAAGATCATCGCCTTCGGCGGCGATTACAGTTGCCCCCTCGAGAAGGTTTACGGCCACTTGCTTATGGCCAAGGAGGATATAGCAAGGGTATTGGCGAGGAGGATCGACAGGGGACTTATGGGATTTGATGACGCCATATTCATCATAAAGAGGTGGTTCTGGGATAACCCTAAGGAGCTGTACAAGCTCGATCTGACCGACTAG
- a CDS encoding sulfite exporter TauE/SafE family protein: protein MDISKIYLSTAFLLGMLHTLEPGHGKSVIAAYLVGTSGRTLDAVILGLITAFTHTFSVIVLGVIFKFVSEKAFVGPVQTSFRLIAGLMILGVGIWVLYGGIKGRYHSHPHIHHDHDHPHGYRYPQLILMGFSAGMVPCPAGIAVLLSAISSGQINRGLILVLIFSLGVAFTITTIAITAANVGRIAEMTIGGRFNRFFMKLPIISGIIISLLGLYSLLRLVV from the coding sequence ATGGATATATCGAAGATCTACCTCAGCACGGCCTTTCTGTTGGGTATGCTTCATACCCTTGAGCCGGGCCACGGCAAAAGCGTTATCGCCGCCTATCTGGTTGGAACAAGCGGCAGAACGCTGGATGCCGTTATACTGGGACTTATCACCGCCTTCACCCACACGTTCAGCGTTATAGTCCTGGGGGTGATCTTCAAATTCGTCTCCGAGAAGGCATTTGTCGGGCCGGTGCAAACTTCTTTCCGGTTAATCGCCGGGCTGATGATCCTGGGCGTCGGCATATGGGTGCTTTACGGAGGGATTAAGGGGAGATACCACTCCCATCCGCATATACATCATGATCACGATCACCCTCATGGATATAGATATCCACAACTGATCCTGATGGGGTTTTCGGCGGGCATGGTTCCCTGCCCTGCCGGTATAGCTGTCCTCCTTTCGGCCATCTCATCTGGCCAGATCAACAGGGGGCTGATCCTGGTTTTGATCTTCAGCCTCGGCGTGGCCTTTACCATAACGACCATAGCGATCACTGCCGCCAACGTAGGAAGGATAGCCGAGATGACGATCGGCGGGAGATTTAATCGGTTTTTCATGAAGCTGCCGATCATCAGCGGCATCATTATCTCCCTTCTGGGACTTTACAGCCTGTTGAGGTTGGTGGTATGA